In the Paraburkholderia caribensis genome, one interval contains:
- a CDS encoding TonB-dependent siderophore receptor, with protein sequence MKKAGVRKFKFTKLSIHLFLAFHASLLVGIANAQSTTAASSVIQYDVAAGPLDRVLVAIASVNRKPISFDEKLASRYSSPGVKGSMTVEQAIDHALIGTALERATTPDGALTVKEKQVREQKNAGSAEGTAPVLPAITVHDSTTKSDVTSFTAPTTSSATLTDTPASETPMSVQSVTQGVMRSQQATTVTDTLRNVSGVSVVGSGIGQATVEIRGFTAPVSTDGLVTNSAEGNGYTSGLDIPLIGVERVDVVKGADSIIAGGTNPGGVVNVIRKQPQADPVYELQTQVGSYGEALLGADAGGALSKNMNLNYRFVINGERTGESYGGAVGERSLYIAPSIGYQTAQTNFVVGLEQNTEHEAAPYYSVFLDGKIAPINHSIGTEDDHLRVNSTNVYYNLSQQIVQGWTLKSKAAYNTEVESFGVTETSGSFLDDEGDAVFVPLSGSIRQRAWSLQNSVEGKFSTGPVSHDLVFGFNYQRTLVNAGAGVDAAGVAIANIYTYWPTEDIVPVGEYTQQNGYSNQFYLQDQMKYGRFRLLSSISHGQSWSQTSTSSSTNSAWSPNVGLLYQLTDDIATYASYQKTFTPQGNILLVGGAAASAETGVNTEVGVKGEFLDDKLTASAALYRTQLKNRAIADGAVPGYNMIDPVGVVSKGVEIDVSGQISPGLKVVANYSYNAQTQPSGPDIRSAYTDPRHRLFVWGEYAFQSAMLSGFGINGGVTIRSSYTTGQSTSTSPIYRIGGQAIVDAGVFYRKRKWVTSFGVRNLFDRAQIGPGALDSYVPILPGRTFLLTSIYQF encoded by the coding sequence ATGAAAAAGGCAGGGGTTAGAAAGTTCAAGTTTACGAAGTTGAGTATCCATCTGTTTCTTGCTTTTCATGCTTCACTACTTGTTGGGATTGCGAATGCCCAGAGTACTACCGCGGCGAGTTCAGTCATTCAATATGACGTAGCGGCGGGTCCGCTCGACCGCGTACTAGTCGCGATCGCCTCAGTAAATCGAAAACCAATCTCGTTCGATGAAAAATTGGCTAGTCGTTACTCTAGCCCTGGGGTCAAGGGCTCAATGACTGTTGAGCAAGCTATCGATCATGCACTCATCGGAACCGCTCTCGAGAGAGCAACCACGCCGGACGGTGCTTTGACGGTAAAGGAAAAGCAAGTCCGGGAACAGAAAAATGCTGGGTCCGCGGAAGGTACTGCACCCGTCTTGCCAGCGATTACAGTGCATGATTCAACGACGAAGTCGGACGTCACGAGCTTTACAGCCCCAACGACCTCCTCGGCGACCCTAACCGATACGCCTGCCAGCGAAACGCCAATGTCAGTACAAAGTGTCACGCAGGGCGTCATGAGAAGCCAACAGGCGACCACCGTGACTGACACGCTCCGCAATGTGAGCGGCGTGTCGGTGGTGGGAAGCGGGATTGGACAGGCAACCGTAGAAATTCGTGGATTTACAGCGCCCGTCTCCACAGACGGATTAGTCACCAACTCAGCGGAGGGCAACGGTTACACGAGCGGCCTCGACATCCCACTGATTGGCGTTGAGCGGGTGGATGTTGTCAAGGGCGCAGACTCGATCATCGCGGGTGGGACTAACCCAGGGGGCGTGGTTAATGTGATTCGCAAGCAGCCTCAGGCAGATCCGGTCTACGAGCTTCAGACCCAGGTTGGCTCTTATGGTGAGGCACTTTTGGGTGCCGATGCAGGTGGAGCGCTGTCGAAGAACATGAACTTGAACTATCGATTTGTTATTAACGGCGAGCGAACGGGCGAATCCTATGGTGGCGCGGTTGGTGAGCGGAGTCTATATATCGCCCCCTCGATTGGCTATCAGACCGCACAGACAAACTTCGTGGTCGGCCTTGAACAAAACACGGAGCACGAAGCCGCGCCATATTATTCGGTATTTCTTGATGGGAAGATCGCGCCAATTAACCACTCGATAGGCACCGAAGACGATCATTTGCGCGTAAATTCGACAAATGTTTACTACAACCTCTCCCAGCAGATCGTGCAGGGTTGGACTTTGAAAAGTAAGGCAGCCTACAACACAGAGGTCGAAAGCTTTGGCGTGACTGAAACAAGCGGCTCCTTCCTTGATGACGAGGGCGATGCAGTCTTCGTGCCTTTGTCCGGGTCCATACGGCAGCGAGCGTGGAGTTTGCAGAATAGCGTGGAGGGCAAGTTCTCGACTGGTCCTGTCTCTCATGATCTGGTGTTTGGTTTCAACTATCAACGCACGCTCGTTAATGCGGGGGCAGGTGTTGATGCCGCAGGCGTTGCCATTGCGAACATCTACACGTATTGGCCAACTGAAGACATCGTTCCCGTGGGTGAATACACGCAGCAGAACGGCTACTCAAACCAGTTCTACCTGCAGGATCAGATGAAATACGGGCGATTTCGTCTCCTGAGCAGCATTTCGCATGGCCAGTCATGGAGCCAAACCTCCACTAGCAGCTCGACGAACAGTGCGTGGAGCCCGAATGTCGGGCTGCTCTATCAGCTGACTGATGACATTGCCACATACGCGAGCTATCAAAAAACCTTCACGCCGCAGGGCAACATTCTCTTGGTGGGCGGCGCCGCGGCTTCAGCTGAGACCGGGGTAAATACCGAAGTGGGTGTCAAGGGTGAATTCCTTGACGACAAGTTAACGGCTTCCGCCGCGTTATATAGGACGCAGCTAAAAAACAGAGCAATTGCGGATGGAGCCGTCCCAGGCTACAACATGATCGACCCGGTCGGCGTCGTTTCAAAGGGCGTGGAAATTGACGTAAGCGGTCAAATCTCTCCCGGGCTGAAGGTCGTAGCTAACTATAGCTACAACGCGCAGACTCAGCCATCGGGACCCGATATCAGATCGGCGTACACCGATCCTCGTCATAGACTGTTTGTCTGGGGGGAGTATGCGTTTCAATCGGCCATGCTGTCGGGGTTCGGCATCAACGGTGGCGTAACGATCAGAAGTTCCTATACGACGGGTCAAAGCACATCGACCAGCCCAATCTATCGGATCGGTGGGCAGGCAATTGTGGATGCCGGTGTATTTTATCGGAAGAGAAAATGGGTTACATCATTCGGCGTGCGTAATTTGTTTGATCGGGCGCAGATCGGGCCCGGCGCGTTGGACAGCTATGTCCCAATTCTCCCTGGCCGCACTTTCCTGCTGACGAGTATTTACCAGTTCTAG
- a CDS encoding thioredoxin family protein, protein MRSNYLSATDETFEDIVLKSDVPVLLDFWAPWCSPCLALGRVLDVLLPDYEGKVVLVKVNSDQNPKLCEKHKVRGIPRLSLYRNGTEVELIEERTQGRLERFFDERFG, encoded by the coding sequence ATGAGATCCAATTACCTCTCGGCAACTGACGAAACGTTCGAGGACATAGTTCTAAAGTCGGACGTACCCGTTTTGCTCGATTTCTGGGCGCCTTGGTGCAGTCCATGCCTCGCACTCGGCCGTGTACTCGATGTGCTGTTGCCAGATTACGAGGGAAAAGTCGTGCTGGTAAAGGTCAACTCCGACCAGAATCCGAAGCTCTGTGAGAAGCATAAGGTACGAGGCATACCGCGATTGAGCCTTTACCGGAATGGCACGGAGGTCGAACTCATCGAAGAGCGTACGCAGGGCCGCCTCGAAAGATTTTTCGACGAGCGCTTTGGCTAA
- a CDS encoding ABC transporter ATP-binding protein/permease, whose amino-acid sequence MTVQINETPFKTGAFKGWRALITPYWMSADKKVALCLLAGLVFLTLSQTYARLGLTVWMGRYQQAVVKYDRDGLPLLLAAFIGLLFLLVSIGVLRNFLNTTLALRWRTWLTRRLLDDWLSHTGFYRIEQAQLVDNPDQRITEDIDQFVMTTLTLSFGLFETIASAAVFLKVLWAKSGNISIGLFGGYMNLPHYMVWFAAIYSVLTSVVVQVLGRRLKSLTFRRQQAEASFRFMMAGVRAHAEQIALLGGSREEVERLTEAYGAVRQNIWQTILFNLRFEPVTLALALVSTVVAEFVLLPRYLAHGISYGDMVQLSSSFGLAVGSLQWFAVNFTNVQQYRVIVTRLQGLKEAIGGGVTSRGPRYVRQPKALISTHSLTLATPQGHELARNIDLLVRPGQRWVVTGPSGSGKSTLLRCLAGIWHYGSGVVTMPVGSKVFILPQRSYLPNGSLKGALCYPQPADAFNDDICDAMLADCGLAHLRTALHSTDRWDARLSPGEQQRLGFARALLQRPDFLMLDESTSALDEENERRMYELIVERLPKAAVISVSHHRALYSFHTHSIEMSAVGPPRVSLMGCGPGHYLMEQI is encoded by the coding sequence ATGACTGTTCAAATCAACGAAACCCCATTTAAAACAGGTGCATTCAAGGGGTGGCGCGCATTGATAACGCCATATTGGATGTCGGCGGACAAGAAAGTAGCGCTTTGCCTGCTCGCGGGCCTGGTCTTTCTAACCCTTTCACAGACGTATGCCCGCCTCGGTCTGACCGTCTGGATGGGGCGCTATCAACAAGCAGTGGTCAAGTACGATCGCGATGGGCTACCGCTGTTGCTCGCTGCGTTCATCGGTCTGCTGTTTCTCCTGGTTTCCATCGGCGTGCTCCGGAATTTTTTGAATACCACGCTTGCGCTGCGTTGGCGAACTTGGCTGACCCGGCGCCTCCTTGACGACTGGCTGTCTCATACAGGTTTCTATCGAATAGAGCAGGCGCAACTCGTTGATAACCCCGACCAGCGGATCACAGAGGATATTGACCAGTTCGTAATGACAACCCTGACCCTGAGCTTCGGTCTGTTCGAGACGATAGCGTCTGCGGCTGTGTTTCTTAAGGTGCTGTGGGCGAAGTCCGGGAATATCAGCATCGGATTGTTCGGGGGCTACATGAATCTACCACATTACATGGTGTGGTTTGCCGCTATCTACTCGGTACTCACGTCGGTAGTTGTGCAGGTCTTAGGCCGTCGTCTGAAATCCTTGACGTTTCGCAGGCAGCAGGCCGAGGCAAGTTTCCGTTTCATGATGGCTGGTGTGCGGGCGCATGCAGAGCAGATCGCCCTGCTGGGCGGTAGTCGGGAAGAGGTCGAGCGCCTGACCGAAGCGTATGGTGCTGTGCGCCAAAATATTTGGCAAACGATTCTTTTCAACCTTCGTTTCGAGCCTGTCACGCTGGCCCTAGCACTTGTATCGACGGTTGTTGCAGAATTCGTGCTATTGCCAAGGTATCTCGCTCATGGGATCTCGTATGGCGATATGGTTCAGCTGTCATCGTCCTTTGGTCTTGCCGTGGGTTCACTGCAGTGGTTTGCGGTGAATTTCACGAATGTGCAGCAATACCGCGTTATCGTCACCCGGCTACAGGGACTAAAGGAGGCGATAGGAGGCGGCGTCACCTCGCGAGGGCCACGATATGTGCGGCAGCCGAAAGCGTTAATCTCCACGCATTCACTCACGCTCGCGACGCCACAAGGCCACGAGTTGGCACGCAATATCGATCTGTTGGTTCGGCCTGGACAGCGTTGGGTCGTGACTGGGCCGTCTGGATCCGGAAAAAGCACATTACTGCGTTGTCTGGCAGGAATTTGGCATTACGGATCAGGAGTCGTCACGATGCCGGTCGGCTCAAAGGTTTTTATTCTGCCTCAACGCAGCTATTTGCCTAACGGGAGTCTAAAAGGGGCGCTTTGCTACCCGCAGCCCGCAGATGCGTTTAATGACGACATATGCGATGCGATGCTTGCCGATTGCGGGCTCGCTCATCTCCGTACCGCGCTACATTCGACGGATCGATGGGACGCACGTTTGTCGCCCGGCGAACAGCAGCGACTGGGATTTGCCCGCGCACTGCTCCAGCGGCCGGACTTTTTGATGCTCGATGAGTCCACGAGTGCGCTTGACGAAGAGAACGAGCGCCGAATGTATGAACTCATCGTTGAGCGCCTTCCGAAGGCAGCTGTCATCAGTGTTTCACATCATCGGGCCCTTTACTCGTTTCATACGCACAGCATCGAAATGAGCGCCGTTGGTCCTCCGCGCGTCTCACTTATGGGATGCGGCCCCGGTCATTACCTTATGGAGCAAATCTAA